A genomic region of Papaver somniferum cultivar HN1 chromosome 7, ASM357369v1, whole genome shotgun sequence contains the following coding sequences:
- the LOC113294892 gene encoding uncharacterized protein LOC113294892, with translation MDFLGIKGRSPKMPKAILAKCQPPAPGWIKSNIDGCSFGNPDPSGCGVVFRDTHGLIKGCLAQNLGDNNSVYAELWGAIYALRLACTKGIRRLWLECDSTFVLQALKNPELVPWKLSMHWKNCLKFAASIQVIYTHIYREGNSVAGILAKHGAMVESCWWIEPPEFIRRKALIDNSILPLYHFRNI, from the coding sequence ATGGATTTTCTGGGCATTAAGGGACGTTCTCCGAAAATGCCAAAAGCTATTTTGGCGAAATGTCAGCCTCCGGCCCCTGGCTGGATTAAATCCAACATTGACGGTTGCTCTTTTGGCAACCCAGATCCATCTGGTTGTGGGGTGGTATTCCGCGATACTCATGGCCTGATCAAAGGTTGTCTTGCGCAAAACTTGGGGGATAACAACTCCGTTTACGCTGAGCTGTGGGGAGCAATTTATGCGCTCCGTTTAGCCTGCACAAAAGGTATACGTAGGTTATGGCTAGAGTGTGACTCTACTTTTGTCTTACAAGCGTTGAAAAATCCTGAGTTAGTCCCTTGGAAGCTTTCTATGCATTGGAAGAATTGTTTAAAATTCGCTGCATCAATTCAGGTGATTTATACTCATATATATCGTGAAGGCAATTCGGTGGCAGGTATCTTGGCGAAGCATGGGGCCATGGTTGAGTCTTGTTGGTGGATTGAACCTCCAGAGTTCATTAGGAGGAAGGCGCTCATTGATAATTCTATTCTTCCGTTATATCACTTTCGTAATATTTAA